From the Euphorbia lathyris chromosome 6, ddEupLath1.1, whole genome shotgun sequence genome, one window contains:
- the LOC136233824 gene encoding SH3 domain-containing protein 3 yields the protein MDALRKQASKLREQVAKQQQAVIKQFGGTGYESSDVMVIDEVELHRHQQLEKLYRSTRSGKDFQKDIVRAAETFTAIGYKHIEAGTKLSEDCCRYGTENANDNILAKAAAIYGEAYKHVEKEQEDLNGLLSSQVLDPLRAMVAGVPLEDARHLAQRYSRMRQEAEAQAAEVSRRQARVRESPIPENVAKLHASEARMQELKANMAVLGKEAAAALAAVEAQQQRLSFQRLVAMVEGEKNYHLRVASILSEVEAEMVSEKQQKEAAPPVRSASVIRSENGSEKTIYFLAEATQSFVAETEKELSLTLGDYVVVRKVSPSGWSEGECKGKAGWFPSAYVEKRQRIPTYNE from the exons ATGGACGCATTAAGGAAACAGGCCAGCAAGCTCAGAGAACAAGTCGCCAAGCAACAACAA GCTGTCATAAAACAGTTTGGTGGGACTGGTTACGAGAGCTCAGATGTGATGGTTATTGATGAAGTTGAACTGCATAGACATCAACAGCTGGAAAAACTGTACAGGTCTACTCGTTCAGGGAAG GATTTTCAGAAAGATATTGTTAGAGCGGCAGAAACATTTACAGCCATTGGGTACAAACATATTGAAGCAG GTACCAAACTCTCTGAGGATTGCTGTAGATATGGAACAGAGAATGCCAATGATAACATACTGGCCAAGGCTGCAGCCATATATGGCGAGGCTTATAAACATGTCGAGAAAGAGCAAGAAGACTTGAATGGATTGTTATCTTCACAG GTTTTAGATCCTCTGCGAGCAATGGTTGCTGGTGTTCCTCTGGAAGATGCTCGGCATCTTGCTCAACGTTATAGTCGGATGAGGCAGGAAGCAGAGGCGCAG GCAGCAGAGGTATCCAGAAGACAAGCACGGGTAAGGGAATCTCCAATCCCAGAAAATGTTGCAAAGCTGCATGCATCAGAAGCTAGGATGCAAGAGCTAAAAGCAAACATGGCTGTTCTTGGTAAAGAAGCTGCTGCTGCTTTGGCTGCTGTTGAAGCACAGCAACAAAGGTTGAGTTTTCAGAGGCTTGTTGCCATG GTTGAAGGAGAAAAGAATTACCATCTTAGGGTTGCTTCCATTCTCAGTGAAGTTGAAGCTGAG ATGGTATCGGAGAAACAACAAAAAGAGGCTGCTCCTCCAGTGAGATCAGCTTCTGTAATTCGATCAGAGAATGGTTCAGAAAAAACTATATACTTCTTAGCAGAA GCAACACAGTCTTTCGTTGCTGAAACAGAGAAGGAGCTGAGCTTGACACTAGGTGACTATGTGGTTGTACGAAAG GTGAGCCCAAGTGGATGGTCAGAAGGGGAATGTAAGGGAAAAGCAGGGTGGTTCCCTTCTGCATATGTGGAGAAGCGGCAGAGGATTCCGACCTACAACGAATGA